The sequence TTCTCATCAAATCCCGGGATCGCGCCGCACAAGCAGGGAGTCGGATAGGAACGGACGTTTCCGCCGCGGGTTGCTCTCTGTCCGCGCGGCTTCCTTCTGCGCGTGCCTTTCGGCGAACACAGGCCCCTCGCTCCGAGGCTGTTTCAACCTAGCCTCAAGTCGGTGGTCTTGTCCTTAGCCATCAGGCGGACTGCATCATGCGTCCTAGCGAAATCCTGATCCGTAAGTTGAAGGCGGACACTCAGCTGAGCGACGACGACGCGGCCGCGCTCAGTGCGTTACCCGTGGACGTGAGAGAGGTCTCGGCCGACACTGCGATCGTGCGGCAAGGGGACCGGCCCGGCCGCTGCTGTCTGATAGTGCGAGGCTTCGCCTGCCGCTCGAAGGCCGCCGAGAACGGCAAACGTCAGATTTTATCCTTCCATATACCCGGTGAGCTTCCTGATCTGCAGAGTCTGTTCCTGGAGACGATGGACCATGATCTCTCGACCATCTCCTCGGCGACCCTCGGCTTCGTCGAACATTCGGCGATTTCGAGGCTGATAGACGTGCGGCCGGCAGTGGTGCGCGCACTCTGGCGCGAGACTCTGATCGATGCCGCGATCTTCCGCGAGTGGATCGTCAACGTGGGAGCGCGACCGGCCCACGCCCGGATGGCGCACGTACTCGCGGAGATGCGGCAGCGCCTCGCAGCTGTAGGACTCGTTGCTGACCACGAGTTCGAGTTTCCGGTGACCCAGGTGGAACTGGCGGATGCGCTTGGGCTGAGCGTGGTCCATGTCAATCGGGTGCTGCAGGC comes from Bradyrhizobium diazoefficiens and encodes:
- a CDS encoding Crp/Fnr family transcriptional regulator, which encodes MRPSEILIRKLKADTQLSDDDAAALSALPVDVREVSADTAIVRQGDRPGRCCLIVRGFACRSKAAENGKRQILSFHIPGELPDLQSLFLETMDHDLSTISSATLGFVEHSAISRLIDVRPAVVRALWRETLIDAAIFREWIVNVGARPAHARMAHVLAEMRQRLAAVGLVADHEFEFPVTQVELADALGLSVVHVNRVLQAFRAERVLDVQRNMVRLIDFERVLNEGGFDPTYLHQTGSGPS